AACCAAGATTGGTCAAACAAGATAGTCACTGACGTAACTGTTCCGTAGCattacccccggcggcagaacCATCGTCCAGGAGCTCTAAGAGAGTCGTCGAAACCATAGTAAATGACCTTGAGTCTTGATACGTGAACGACGTCACTGGACCTAAGGAGAGAGACGAAATAAAACTGGCCGGGGCAATCTCCCAGCTAACACGTGTTACCTGGCGCAGCACACGATATGGTCCCGTGTACCGAGAGACAAGCTTTTCGGAGCGGCCCACACGGCCGGAAGGGGACCAGAGAAGCACAAGCGCACCAGGAGGGGTAGTCGCGTCGCGGTGCAAAGCAAGTTAGCAGCGTGGCTTATTACATCGTGCCGCCGTAAGCCGGGTGCGCGCAGGCTGACGGGCGTAGTCAGCACGCTCGATGGCATCACGAGCCTACTTGCTAGTGGAGTCGGCAGATGGTGGGAACACGGTGTCCAGATGTAAAATCGGCACTCGTCCGTACGTtaggaagaaaagcaagaatccATATGAATCTAGACGAGAGGAATTAAATGCAAAAGTTACGTAGGGAAGAGCAAGGTGCCAATCATGGTGGTCCGGCGAAACAAACATAGCGAGCATATCTGGGAGAGTGCGGTTAAAGCTTTCCGGGAAGCCTTTGGTCAGGGGTTGGCAAGAAGTGGTCAGCTTGTGTCGAATAGAACAAGAACGCAGTACGTCGGCGACGACTTGAGAGAAAAACTaacggccacggtcagtgagcaattATCTCAGGGCGCCATGAAGCAATATGACGTCACGTAACAACTTCGCGatatcagttgcacaactggctCGTAGAGCTCGGGTAATTGCGTAGCGACTAGTATAACCAGTAGCCAGGGCTATCCATTTGTTTCACAAGGTGGATGTGGGAAAAGGGACAATAAGATCTAGTCCATCGCAAAAATTAGTTCCGTGGGTATGTCGGTTGACTGAAGGTGACCAGCAGCTGACTTAAGGTAGCAGCGGAGGTGTTTTGCGACGTTGGCATGATCGCAAGTGGCCACGTAACGGCGGAAGGAGCGTGCaagacctggccaaaagaaacgacgCCAGACACGGTCGTGGGTGCAAGATACACTAAGGTGTGCGGAAGTGGGTGCATCATGCAGTACCGTGAACACACTTCATCGTAAGTGTCTACGCACGAATGTAAGGAGGTGAGGTACGTCAGGTTGACAATTGCGGTGGTATAGGACACCCTCCTGAATCGCAAATTTGTGGACGGATGTATCGTTAGGCGATGATTCGAGGCGATTGTTGATTTCCTCCAACGAATGGTGGCGGCTTTGTTATTCACCGGTGGGAATCGGGTCCGAAACGGGAAAAATAGAGTTGTTGGTGTCCTCATCAGTGTTCTCACGTTGTTGACCAGGAGCCGGGACAAGCGAGCTGCATCTTGGGCCAGGCGGCTGGATTTGTAGACGACCAAATATGGATTCTTGTAGGCGCagggcccagcgaccaagccaaCCGGAAGGGCCTTTGAGAGAGGACAGCACATGTAGTGGTGGTCGGTTATTACAGACAAAGGAGGTCCGTACAAGTCGGTTCGGTATTTCCCaaccgcccaaacgagagccgaACACTCGCGCTCTGTaatggaataattgcgctcagcggcTGATAAGAGGCGGCGTGCGTAGGCGATGACACGGTTAATTGCAACGTTGGCGTTTGCTAGTATTTCACCGACTCCATGGCCCCTTGCATCGGTACGCACCTCGGTAGGCGCAGCCGAGTAAAAGTGTGCGAGTATCGGAGGAGTCGTGAGCAGGCTGATGAGGTGTGAGAATACAGAAGCCTCTTCCGACCCCCGTGAAAAAAAGTTACGTCTTGCCTAAAAAAAGTGACCTCACTATGTCCACGAGATTCTCCACGTAGCGCCGGAAGTGTGAGCATAGCACTAGACAGCTACGGATATCATTTGCAGATAACGTTACAGGGAAGTTCTTGAAGTGCGCAGATTTTTCTCGGGTCGGGTTGTACACCATTAGCGCGTACGAGGTGGCCAAGCACTGTTCGTTGGCGACGGTCAAAGTACTGGGAAGTTACTAAGCTACTTGCAAGCAGAACTTAAGGTACAGTAACGTGATTAGAGCATTCAAGTGTACAAGTATGTAAGGTTTGCCGTTCGCCTGTGCCGCTCTTGTGCCTGCAGGCGGGCGCGAGGGAGCGTAATCCTGCTTTCTCTCCAAACCTCTGCACATAGCACCTATTTTCGTTTTGTCAGGGGTGCAGATACGCAAAAGAAACGCCTTGTTTCGTCACTGCTGTACACATGCGCAAGTGGGGAGTAATATGTGGCAGCTGCATGTAGCAGCACGGGCGAcatcaccaccacaaccaccaccaccgcacCACTCGGAATTCATTCTTGGCCGCTGACCGTTGGCGTGGTAGATTGCACAAGCGCTGTGCCTGATGTTGTGTGTATATGGTGGTGAAAAGTTGCCAAAGAGAATCATATTTGAAATTTGAAAAATTTCACATCAAGAAAATATGCCTTGGAGCATGTATGTCATATCTTGTCAATGGTTCAATTAGATGCGAACGTTTAAATTCAAATGTAGATTTCAAAATATAAGTCCTACTTTCATGTGCGCTTTGTTATTCGCCTGATTAACCAGTTTTTCACCGAGTGGTCATAATTAGGCAAGGAGGCAAATTCtatgcatgcttagaagtattcaaatTATCAGACTGAGAAGAATTAGGAGAGAGGACCAAAAACTAGTATCTCAGTAACCTGcgctttgcagatgacattgttctcttGAAGAACGATGCAAATGACTTGTAACAAATGCTTGATGTCCTTAGCCGACAAAATGGAGAAGTAGGTCTGAAGATTTGCATGCAGAAGACAGAGCTGATGTTCAATGGCCTGGCAAAAGAACGACAATTTATGGTTGGCACTCAGCCTGTAGAATCTGTGCAAATGTatactttttaaagcgaaagctttactggccgcgaacttgcgatttcgccgtgatGGTGCTCCGAGTCAcaacgtcacaacgcgcgcctcgccgcggatatttttctctttctcgctcCCCAGtaactactgcgcatgcgccactagtagcaccaagCCACAGGTGTTCCAACGCTGCGCAGCGCCGTGCCTTGCGGCTGCTGCCGCtcggtatgacgtcacaccacgttcctcgtcgttgcgctcgcctccgctcacttcgccagctgcgtcgcatgcgtgataacatgtcggaggattgaaaaggagagctcgcttGCACCGCAAcaacagttgaggcggcagtatggacggcgacaattctgataagcaggaggaggacttgacatcggaacgagatgaagaggaaacgaatcgcccatgaaacagacgaacagcgcgccgaacgactgactAAACGACGCAACATAgatagacaaccagactaacccggacttgtaatcaagattagccaaggctaaccatggtatgccttagctttcgctacgtatatcctggcataaccgagctaagccactgccaattagTACCAATTActtacagggaaccctgatcttGATAAAGAAAATTACGGAAGATAAAAAGTGGGTTCGAACGCATACTTCAAGCATCACGAAGTCATTACCCGCAGCTTACCACTACCTTTGAAAAATGTACGAATATTGCGTTCTGCGAATAATAACGtctggggcagaaacttggaggataAAATTTAGGAACCGTAGAACGAGCGACGGAGAGAGTTAATATTAGGCGTAACTTTAAAGGCTaaactacacgtacgcttgccggcgcgtgAAAGCTTCTGCCCACGCGCTTTGCGTTTGCTGCGCCTCCCGAGTAATGACGGTTTGTGCCTTGAAGACGTGCGCCAGCGCACGTCCATTTGGCTCACATTTTCGCCTTCGTAGACATAATTTCGTAtgtttaaagcgaaagctttactggccgcgatcttgcgatttcgccgtggccgtgctccgaggcgGCACATGACGTGACACTGTgttcacaccacgttcctcgtcgttgcgttcgcctccgctcgcttcgccagctgcgtcgcatgccggataacatgtcggaggattgaaaaggaaagctcgcgtatgccgcaaccacagttgaggcggcagtatggacggcgaaaattctgataagcaggaggaggcctggaatcgacatcggaacgagatgaaaaggaaacgaatcgcccaggaaacagataATCAGCGCGCCgcacgactggctaaacgccgtaaCATAGCTAGACAGCCAGaataacctggacttgcaatcaagtaTAACCAAGGCTGatcatgctatgccttagctttcgctacgtatatcctggcatagccgagctaagccactgccaattttatgAGGCAGCCAGGGCGCCGATATTTCTCTGGGAAAGGTAGACGGCTTTAGAATagtgtttgtcgccttacgtacattAAACGCGAGCATCTTTGTGGGACGTTTTGATGTGCGTGCCTTCAAGACTTttaggttaagaggaagctttagctcgagtgctcctatctaaatacatgcaaaaggagaattcgtttttctcggcaaccactgcaccaaatttgacgaggtttgttgcatttaaaagacaaactcaaaatctagtgactgttcgtttcgaatttttgagttaggtcgtcaattttttattaaaaattggcaaaaatcgaaaattttcaaaaaacgaaactatcaagtttacaactctgtaactcatccactaaaaatgataatacaattctgtgaattgcatgtaatagtacatccaaatcggacaaaattgatatgttacacaagaatataaaaaaaatttaatcatagggaaatacaacttttgcaaaaccgttgtaaccgacgttacaaattcacgtaaaatgtaagatgacatattgaatttgtccgctttgaatgatctaatggatgccgttcacagaaccacGAGAACAGTTCTTgctgcagagctatgaatttgtaaacttcgtgcttctatttttttctaacggtcaaatatttgaaaatcgttttaagaaaattcaagcccgaaatcgaaattccgcttccaacagtcactagaatttaccttcctctttcaaatgcaacaaatttcatcaaaatcggtccaggagttatctcataaaaacgtttttgcgttttacatgtatttgaataggccgcgtcggagttgggcccgagctaaagcttcctcttaacgtacGGAAGCGCGAATGATAGGAAGCTATATTGAGCGCGACGCAAAAAACTAATTTCGCTCAAACAAAATGCAGCAGCCGCGGACTCGTCCACTTGCAGATCCAGTGACCGAGCATGATGAAACACGTATGCGAGACAAGCTTCGCAGCGCCGGCACAGAAATCTTTATGTCGTCATTGGAGCAGATTTAATTGGCAGCTTGTTGCTCTCTCTCCGAGGGCTCGCGGTCATAATCACGTTGTGTGATGGAATCAGCTAATGCTCCAGAGGTGTAATTGGATATTCGTTTGGGAGAGGTCGTCATCTTGCAGTAGACATAAATAAGATAATGAAGTTGTTACCTTGACAACACTTGCGAGACACTGCCTCTTCAGGTGTGCTTGCTATGCGTGCTAGCCTTGCATAGATTTCCaaccgaccgaccaaccgaccgaccgcTCTGGACggtgagtgagcgagcgaatGAGCGAGGAATCAAAAGTACGTGCCTCTTATTCGCAGTTACAGCTAACGTGGAATGATAAGGGAACGCCAAAGCGTTCAAATGTCCACGAGACATGTGGGAACTGCGTCCATCAACCCCGTCTCCTGAGTGAGCGCGCACATGTGCAGAGTTCCGTGGTGCAGCTGGTGAAGCTCGGCTGGGATGGTCAGCTACCGCTGGCACTTTCCCTGACGCTAGCCGTGCACGCGTACTGGCCCGCCGTAGGGTCGCAGACGCTGGGCGACGACTGCGAGCAGGAGCGTCCTCTGGCGTTGGAGAGCGTTTGCGCCGAGCCCACGACGTACGACGCGGCCGACATGACCGTGAACGCGGTGATGCTCCGCGGTTCAGTGCTGCTCGCCTACGAGGACGCGCGGAGCGTCCGCGAAAAGGTGCGTGAGCAGCGCTGCCGTGTGCGCGACGGGCCGCGATGTGCTGTGGTGTGCCGGGAATATTAAAGAGACACCataggaaaatattaagttgagCGAGTTTGAAAGATTAGTCTTTTGCACTAACGAATTCGTCATTCGTAGCGAAACAGAGCTTtcataaacgagaaaaaagaaaatggaaaatcGGAGTGGCGCCAATGGTAGGTGGACTGTGGTACCTTTCGTATGACATCAGCACTGGCTCAAGTCGTGTGGAAGCAACGTGGACTCGTCTGTTTTGGCGCGTGTGGTTCAAATTGAGGAGTGGCAGTGGGACCTTCGGCGGCAATGTTGTACGCTACGAAGTGACATATCAGTAGACTGACAACGATGATAGACTTCCACACAAATATCCTATCGATCTAGCTCGATTTAAAATCATTGTTTGCTGTTGCTTTAAGAGCAAACGGTGGCCTCTTGTGCATGGCGACTCTTGTGCAGTTGCAATAACGTAGGCAAATGGACAAGTCGCTAGGATGAAGTTTAGAATAGCATATGTAAGTCCCGGACTGCTGATTCGTGATGACTACTAACTAAATGTTCAGAACCGTAACGGATCCTATAAGGAAAACAAATGCCATTTCTATAAAAAATATTAGGGAAGAGTGCCAATACATGCAACCTATGGAAACGcaacttttttttcagatagAAGCAAGAGAGCGcgacaaaacgaaagaaaaatacataTTCGGGTTTAGTTACAGCGCAATAAGGACGAGAAAGGTTGAATAATAGAACAAGAAAGCTTACTGAGCTATTAACGAGCCTCACAAAATGTGCCAACTCTCCCATCTCTGGATCTCCTGAATATGTATTAGAAATTTGACACTCGACATTTTTTATAGACTAGGTACCGTACAGCGAAGTATACTTATGCCGCTGTAGCTTAGGAAGTTAATAACCTCTAAAATAGTAGACTGTTTGCTGAGCTGGGTTATAGTTGGCCTTTGTTGCATGCTGCCGCGTGTGGCATTGTGCTTGGGAAGGTCGGCCAATGAGAAGACGAGTGAGCCATCCAGAAGTTCACGATGAATGCGTCGGTGATAAGCGAACTTTATGATGTATGGAAAGCCTAACAAATATTGTACGTCATGAATAACATGCACTTAATTTTAAGCAATTGCATATTTGCAGTGCTGTAATTGATCGACCGTAGTGTTGTCTCGGTAGCGCTACCTGaaattctattactttttccgTTACCCAATTACGCGTAACGAGACAAGCTGTTACGGGGAAGCAGCTTTGGGCATTTGGATTTGGCGGGAACTACAATAATGAATGCCACGCACAGGCGCACAGTATTTGTCTCTGAACGGACCATAAAATGTTGACGAACAACTTCAAACGGCGTTGCTTTGGCTCCATAGCGATGGCCACTTCAGAAATAACGCCACCAAATCACCCCCAACTAATACCACCCGCTTTTCATGGGCCCTGCCATTGGCGCCTTATCCGAACGACAGCAGGAATCGCGCGCTTCGTTTTCAAGGGCCCAAACGCCAGCGTCGCGGAATTGAGCAACCACTGTGTTGTGCGTAAGGTGTTTGTGCTTATAGACAGCATGACGGTCActgaatttgctcgctgctgctgccgcacttcatcacgccagtgttttaaagcgagtgtccgcggtcatcgagtgtgatgggTTCATGTTTGCATGCgtacgctgacaccatgcttgttactttagttagtaagcgaatgtttcctagtttatacggctgatataaaactactatccttactcgTATTGCTGCCTTCTAATTCGCTATCACAATCGCTACTATGCCTTTCttgcgaaactgcgatttttttttttgctacgaggGCATTTACATTTGTTTAGGCAAACTAGTGACGCggcagctttttctttcttttccgacAAAGTCGTAACATTTTTTGGGCAACCAATTTCTAGTTTTTTTGTCGGAAGTTAGTCATAGAGTAGTCACTAATTCTCGGAGAGCTTGTTTGCAAGAAGCCTGAGAAAGTGTTGGGAGGTAGTTCGTGCAGTTCTGGTGATAAAAAGGAGTAATATTGTATTTAAGCTTTTAAGAAGAAATACAACATGATAGACTGATAACTTTCTATAAATTACTTTATTAGTTAAAGCAGATAGGCGACGATTGGTCGACACTCCGTTTCGAATTGGATTCCAaaacatcgtcgtcatcatctccACAAATGTAGTTAAGGAAAATCTTTACTTTGAGGCCAATTTCAGAATACAGATGATGCCGCCTCCGTATTATAAAGTGGAATACAAGTTTTCCCGAACCGACATCAAATGCAGCTAAATCTTTCGTTCATATTGTGCTTTTTAGCGATCTAACTCAACTAGTTAAGGAACCCACGCTCACCCAAAATTCAGTGCCATCGACCTTGCATTTTTTCCTTGTTAGTCATTTGTTGTATGAAATATCACATCATAAATTGGTGTTTGTGAATGTCATGATTAAGGAAGTGACTAGAAgccaaaaagacaggagcgcatGGTCATATattcttaaaattaaattatggggttttacgtgccaaaaccactttctgattatgaggcacgccgtagtggagggctccggaaatttcgaccacctgaggttctttaacgtgcagctaagtctaagcacacgggcgttttcgcatttcgcccccatcgatatgtggccgccgtggccgggattcgatcccgcgacttcgtactcagcagcccaacaccatagccactgagcaactacggcgggtgtcATATATTCTTACCGGCTAATGACGTCGAAATACTACACATGTTAGACTTCGACATTTTCTCGATTTACCATGTTTTCTTAATCAAGAACATGTACTGTTAATGATCCTTGGTGCTTTTTTTCAAGAACCTTGTATTTCAGCGCAGTTGTGAGTTTGCACCAACAATTGTAGAACTCATAAGAAATGCAAGCCAATGGATTACTAAATCATTGGTACGCTCGTAACAAAAggcgaagaagaaaagaaaacaacatagTAAAAATCCATCTGTGCCTAGCGTGCACAAAGCCTGCGTCGCGTGCAGAAAGTTGAAAGACAATATCAAGAAAGCAAAATATTATCATAATGTCACTATAAAAGCTTCTTTCGTCTCAAGCAAAATTTTGGCAGCTCTTCTGCCCTAGGAAGAAGTCGCCCCTCAACATCTCTGCAAATGTTATGTCATTTCCGTAAATGGGACTATTGTGACTAACAAAGATAGATTCGCTAAGTGCTTTGACGAGATTTTTATGTTCAGTGTtcactgatgatgatggtgggaTGCCATGTTCTATGCGGCTTACCGTATACTTCCTATAAGTAAGATCGTCATGTCTGGCGAAGGAATTCTGTCGCTGCTTCTTAACATCGACTCAAAGAAGTCCTCTCGCATTCACGGCAGACCTAACGCTTTTCTTGCTATATGGGATGAATGTGACTCAAAGTTTTTTTACATAATATTTAACAAATTATTGCCACAGGGTGAGCTTCCAAGCAACTCGAAGTTTGCAAACAATATTTCCATATCGCAAACAAACAACGCCTCTATCATGTCTTCCTACAGACCGATTTCCCTGCTGTGCTCATGGGCAAAAACGTTAGAACAGATCATATTCAAGCACCTATTACTTTTTATTGAAGAGCACAATTTCACTAGCGACCAGCCGTAAAGGCTTTTTAATGGCTGCACAATTACTGGAAGGTGTTCATGATATTACAGCGGTCCCAGACAGCAAGACCAAATTGATATGGTATTTCCAGGCTCCGAGAAAGCATTCGATCGCGTATCCCATCGGAATTTTTCGGCAATACTGAAACCTGTACTGAAAAATAATTCTCTGGTTTCATGATTTGAGGCCTACCTTTATTTCCGAAATCAAATGGTTGTTATCGATGACTTACGTTCGCAACAGGTTAATTCAGGAATTCTTCAAAGGTCACTGGGGTACTTCCTTCGCTATTTTAATAATCAATCAACAGTAAAAAAACTGTCTTTTGTTTAAACCTATAAAGGCTTAGGTATTAAGTTCAGCACCGATATTAAGTGTAATGAGCGTGTTGCTTACATTTAAAAGAGAGCTATGGGAAGTCTATATAGGCCAGGCAGGTAGCTGTGGTAATAAGCGTCTGAAAGAACATAACGCATCCTTAAGCGGGGACCAGGCAAGCAATCTGGCAGTTCATTGCAGCAGCTgcaagaagt
Above is a genomic segment from Dermacentor andersoni chromosome 8, qqDerAnde1_hic_scaffold, whole genome shotgun sequence containing:
- the LOC129383637 gene encoding uncharacterized protein, which encodes MAEHCRTKPSSSWMPHDYGQGTATALSSVVQLVKLGWDGQLPLALSLTLAVHAYWPAVGSQTLGDDCEQERPLALESVCAEPTTYDAADMTVNAVMLRGSVLLAYEDARSVREKVRAVSRALSSDGVVGQVGWALFELPFEDAAGVCAANENFPRVRAARQELFPTGK